The Pseudoalteromonas translucida KMM 520 genome segment TGGTTAAAACATCAAGCTTCTTTTGAGTTTCGCCTTGAATATTCTCGTCAAGTGTTGAGCCTAATACACCCGATAATTCGCCTTGGCCAACACGAAATGAAATTTCTTTACATGCGGCTAAAATAGTTCTGATCAAAGAGATTAATTCTCTTGGGCAACCATCTTCAAGTAATACTGGAGGAAGTCTACGCATTCTATTTTCCTGATAACGTGATTAAACTAATCATAATGTGAGAGGGATTAGTTTGGAGCGCTGAAATTCGTCTTAAATAACTGTATTGTTTAAATTCCCCCCTATAATGGGGTTACCTAATCGTACTTAAAACGCCAATAACAAAGATAAGATTATGCAAAAAATAAAACTACTAGGTTACATTCTCTTTACTGTGTTGCTCACTATGATAACTCAAGCGCACGCAGCAATTAAGTCTATTGATGAATTTACTGGAAAGATGAATCATTTTCCGGGATATTTTTCATTTTTTTACGATACAGAAAACGGCAAGGTTTATTTAAAAGTAGATAAACTAGAGCAACAATTTTTGCTACAGCAAAGTTTGCCAAATGGCTTGGGCTCTAACGATATAGGGCTTGATAGAGGGCAGCTTGGTAATACACACTTAGTGCAATTTGAGCGCTTTGGCGACAAAGTAATGCTACGCGCTGTAAATACTTACTATCGCGCAAATACTAGTAATAAAGCTGAGCAGCAAAGTATTAATGAAGCGTTTGCATCAAGCATATTAGCGGGCTTTAAAGTGGTTGCGCAAAATAAGCGGGCGCTATTAATCGATTACACCCCGTATTTACTTAGCGATGTACACGGTGTAAATCGTACCCTGGCTGCGACTAAACAAGGTAACTTTAATCTAGACGAATCGCGTAGTGCAGTTTATATGGGCCGCTCTAAAGCATTTATTAATAATACAGAGCTTGAAGCCGTACTTACCTTTGCCGGTACTAAACCGGGTAAGTTTGTGCGCGAAATAAGCCCTGACGCCTATTCGTTAACGGTGCATATGCACCATTCATTGATTAAATTACCAGACGATAACTACACCCCGCGCAACTTCCATCCGCAATCGGGTTTTTGGAGTATTGAGCATAAAAACTATGCTGCAGCACTTGGTGAGTCTATGTATGTGCGATATATACCACGTCATCGCTTAACTAAAAAAGATCCGAATTTACCTATTAGCGACCCTATTGAGCCGATTGTTTATTACCTTGATCCTGGGGTGCCAGAGCCTGTAAAAAGTGCATTGCTTGAAGGTGCACAGTGGTGGGATGAAGCGTTTAGTGCCGCGGGTTATAAAAATGCATTTATAATAAAAGTACTACCAACAAACGCAGACCCTATGGATATTCGCTATAACGTAGTGCAATGGGTGCATCGTGCTACTCGTGGTTGGTCGTATGGCAGTTCGGTAATTGATCCGCGTACCGGCGAAATTATAAAAGGTCATGTAACGCTTGGCTCACTGCGCGTACGCCAAGATATTTTAATTGCAGAAGCGCTGGCTGCGCCTTATTTAAACGGCAATGAAATAGCAAAAACACTACAAGCCATGGCACTTGATCGTATCAGGCAGCTAAGTGCCCACGAAATTGGGCACACTTTAGGTATTTCTCATAACTTTGCCGCCTCTGTAGGCGATAGAGCCTCGGTAATGGATTATCCGCATCCACTGCTTAGCTTTGATGATCAAGGCAAGCTTGATGTGTCACGCGGTTATGCTACGGGTATGGGCGTGTGGGATACACAAGTTATTAAATACGGCTACAGCGACTTTACTAATCAAAACGAAGCAGCAGCATTGGCGGCTATTTTAAAAGAAAACAACACAAAAGGGCTCGAGTTCATATCTGATAACGACGCCCGTGCTGCCGGTGGTGCACATCCAACAGCTCATTTGTGGGATAACGGCGCAGCACCAAGCGAAGAGCTATTAAGAGTACTAGAAGTGCGTAAGCAAGCACTCGCACAATTTGGTATTCATAATATAAAAACGGGTGAGGCGTTATCGCAATTAGAAGAAAAACTAGTGCCTTTGTATTTATTTCACCGTTACCAAGTAGAGGCGGTGGCTAAACTAATCGCAGGGATAAATTACGAGTACGAAGTACGTGGTGATAAACCTGTAAAAGGCGCGCAAGTAGTTGCTAAGCAAACGCAACAACAGGCGGTTAAAGCTATTTTAACCACTCTAGAGGGCAGTAATTTAGTGTTGCCAGAGTCGATACTCGCACTTATTCCGCCAAAAGCGTATGGCGAGTCTAGAACGCGTGAAAGTATAGTGGGGCGCACTGGTTTAACCCTTGATGCTATGGCGCTACCTGAAGTTGCGGTGCAGCATAGCTTATCGTTATTACTAAATGCACAGCGTTTAAATCGCCTTGCGCAACAACAAGCGCGCAGTGATGATTTTTACAGTTTAGATGAGCTACTTTTACAGTTTTATAAGCAGGTTTTTGTGGCATTGCCGTCAAATAACATGGTGGCAAAGATCACTCAACGAGTGCAATATTTAAGTGCTAAAACAATGGCTGAACTAGTGGCCAGCGATAACGTAAGCCCAGAAGTGCAAGCACAACTGCATTACTATTTAACTAAGCTAAAAGACGACTTTGAACAAAATTCATTGCTAAGCAACACCAGTATAGGTGAAAGCGCGTTTAAACAATATTTAGCCGAACAAGTTAATCAGTTTTTAACCACCGGTAGCTGGCCAGATAACTTTAAAGCATTGCCAATCCCGCCAGGTTCGCCAATTTAACAGGACCGTTTTTAGCAATAAAGCACAGCAGGCAGCTTTTAGCTAAAAATTAAATAAACACCGCGCTTAATTTAAACGCGGTGTTTTTTTGTGTTGCTCATTGCATAGGTTAAATACACAGGGCTGTCTTTGTTATTGTGTTACTTTTGCTTGCATAAAGTTGTTTTTTTGTTAATCTACCCGCCTTCTGTTGTGGCTATTTTGAGGTGTTTATGGCGTTTTTATCTCGTTCGATATTGGCGTTGTCTGTAGCACTTTTAAGCAATAACGTATTTGCGCAAAAACAGTGTGATGTTGAGCTTCGTCACGGTTTAATCATTACTGATGATATTATTCGCATTGTTGATAAAGGCCAAACCCGCGTACAAATTAATAATAATAATCAATTGTTTATCCGTGGCTATTGGATTGACTTAAGTGATGACGAAAGTAAAGTACTTGAGCAGTTTAGCAGCGGTATTCGTCAAACTGTTCCCGAGCTCGTTAACTTAGCCACCGATGGCGTGAATTTAGGGCTCAGTGCAATTGAGCATGTTGTTGAAGGCATGACAGATAAAGAATCAGAAGTGCTTAAAACGCAATTAAAATACGTTGAACGCGCGTTAATGGATAAGTTTAAACGCGGCGATGATTTTTTCTTTATTGCTCCGCAATCACTTTCCAAAATAGACGACTTTTTTACTAAAGACATTAGCAAAAAAATTCACTCAGCAGTGCATGGCTCCCTCGGGGCTATTTTAATGTCGTTAGGCGATGCATTTAAATCGCGCGAAGGTAATATCGAAGATCGAATGAACGACATGAGTCAACGCATGGATATTATTTCATCAGAAATAGATAAATCACTTCAAGAAAAAGCCCGCCAACTCGAACTAAAAGCCGCAGAATACTGCGAATGTTTAAACGCCCTTGATGTGACCGAATCCCGCCTTCAGGCCATAGTCCCTGGCATGGTGAGCTTTGACTTAGTGCAAATAAAGTCTTAAAAATTAAGAGCTGGCATTAGGTTTCAGGTGTCAGTAAGTAATTAGCCAAGCACGCATTTACAATTAGGCCTCGTAGTTGTGAACTACCTAGCGACTAAAAATCACTGGGTTTTCTCGCCAAGTTATTGATAAATTGCTTAGAACCTAGTGCCTAGCGTCTTCAACTTTTAACGCGCTAA includes the following:
- a CDS encoding zinc-dependent metalloprotease; the protein is MQKIKLLGYILFTVLLTMITQAHAAIKSIDEFTGKMNHFPGYFSFFYDTENGKVYLKVDKLEQQFLLQQSLPNGLGSNDIGLDRGQLGNTHLVQFERFGDKVMLRAVNTYYRANTSNKAEQQSINEAFASSILAGFKVVAQNKRALLIDYTPYLLSDVHGVNRTLAATKQGNFNLDESRSAVYMGRSKAFINNTELEAVLTFAGTKPGKFVREISPDAYSLTVHMHHSLIKLPDDNYTPRNFHPQSGFWSIEHKNYAAALGESMYVRYIPRHRLTKKDPNLPISDPIEPIVYYLDPGVPEPVKSALLEGAQWWDEAFSAAGYKNAFIIKVLPTNADPMDIRYNVVQWVHRATRGWSYGSSVIDPRTGEIIKGHVTLGSLRVRQDILIAEALAAPYLNGNEIAKTLQAMALDRIRQLSAHEIGHTLGISHNFAASVGDRASVMDYPHPLLSFDDQGKLDVSRGYATGMGVWDTQVIKYGYSDFTNQNEAAALAAILKENNTKGLEFISDNDARAAGGAHPTAHLWDNGAAPSEELLRVLEVRKQALAQFGIHNIKTGEALSQLEEKLVPLYLFHRYQVEAVAKLIAGINYEYEVRGDKPVKGAQVVAKQTQQQAVKAILTTLEGSNLVLPESILALIPPKAYGESRTRESIVGRTGLTLDAMALPEVAVQHSLSLLLNAQRLNRLAQQQARSDDFYSLDELLLQFYKQVFVALPSNNMVAKITQRVQYLSAKTMAELVASDNVSPEVQAQLHYYLTKLKDDFEQNSLLSNTSIGESAFKQYLAEQVNQFLTTGSWPDNFKALPIPPGSPI
- a CDS encoding YggN family protein yields the protein MAFLSRSILALSVALLSNNVFAQKQCDVELRHGLIITDDIIRIVDKGQTRVQINNNNQLFIRGYWIDLSDDESKVLEQFSSGIRQTVPELVNLATDGVNLGLSAIEHVVEGMTDKESEVLKTQLKYVERALMDKFKRGDDFFFIAPQSLSKIDDFFTKDISKKIHSAVHGSLGAILMSLGDAFKSREGNIEDRMNDMSQRMDIISSEIDKSLQEKARQLELKAAEYCECLNALDVTESRLQAIVPGMVSFDLVQIKS